The Sporomusaceae bacterium FL31 sequence ACACCCAATGGAAATCAGCCCAATACTGACAATAAACTCCCAAATGGAAGGGAAGTAGGCACCACTGGAATAGCTGACCATGGAGGTAAATACGGTATTCATCCGGTTAAGAATAACCCCGCCGCTGGTCAAAACCCCGTAAACCAGTAGTCCGTTGCGCGTTTTGCCAAACCGGCTGAAAACAATGCCGATCGGAATAGCAACCCCAACTATAATTTCCAGCAAAAACATATTGCCTTCAAGATTGCCTAAAAACGCCAGCCCAACAACGCCCCGTTCGAACAGATCAAAGATTTTCAGACCCAAATACAGCACCATCATTCGTCCGCTGATTCTGGCCAGTCCGGACAGCACATTAAGTGAAACCTTATGACCAAAGAATTTACCTGCTAATGCGGATTCTACACAAACCATAGCTGGGCCGATAAAGAACGAAGACATCAGAAAAAATACCGGTAAATATTCAGTCCACCATAACGGATACACTTTATGAACTGCAATCAAAAACAACGCCCCTAAGGATGATTGGTGCAAGGTAGGGAAAACAACGCCAATGATCATGAGGACAGGCAGTATTTTTTTGAAAAACCGGTGCAGCTTAATGCCGATTTTTTCAGTAACAATTTCGCCGAATTCAAGTACCTGAATGGTTGTATAAATGCTGATACACCAGAAAACTTCAAACAATACCGAAGCGTGTCCCCAGGAAACAAAGGGGCGCCAGAAGTTAAACCACTGGCCAATATCAAGAAAGAGTCCGGCCATAACCAGGATATACCCCAGCAGCGAGGTCAATAAAGCCCCTCTGGCCACCGGATGATATTTATCGCGATGCAGAATGTGAACAACCAATGCGGTCGAATAACCACCGCCAGCTAACGCTACACCGGTTAATACATCAAAAGCAATCCAAAGTCCCCAAGGCCAGTCATCATTCAAATTGGTGAGCAAACTAAAGCCGGTGATCAGCCGGATCACCATTGCCGCAATACTGAAAGCAGCAATGAAGGTAAGAATTTTGCGGGCAGGTGTGATGGTAAACTTCCAGCCAAATAGCTCAATCCTCTTCATCGAAGTCATCATCCTCCCCTTGTTGATTGCCGTCTGTACCATTACGTTTTGCCTGCTTGGCTTTGGCTATCTCATTACGCCGCCGAGCATAAAAAGACATACCGGTCAGCAAAACACCCCACCCCAACGCAATAACTGGCACGTTTTTCAAAAAGCTATGAGTATAAGAAGGTAATGGAACTGACCCCAGTTTGCTCTTAAAGCCCAGCTGGTCAAACGGCACATCAGAAACATACAGCCAACAGGTTCCGCCCACCTCATGTTCGCCATAGACTGTCTTCATATACCGATCATCTCTTTTCAGCATCAGATGCGCTTCATTGATCAGCTCTTGGCGATCAGCAAACTTCATGACTCCGGTCGGACAAACCGCCACACAGGCCGGTGCCTCGCCTTTGGCAATTCGGCTTGAGCACATTTGACATTTGGTAATTTGGGGAGCGGCTTTACTCCATTCATATTTCGGAACATCAAACGGACAGGCAATCATACAATACCGGCAACCCACACAAAGATCGGGATAGTACACCACTGCGCCATCGGCATTCTTTTGCAGGGCACGCGAAAAGCAGGCCGATGCGCAAGCAGGGTCAACACAATGCATACATTGCTGCTTAGCAAAACGCCAAACCGATTCGCCTTTGGCATTATTGAGTGAACTTTGCACCACAACAGTCCAGTTTTTATCATTTAAAGTGGCATCTTCGCCAATCGACGGAACCTTATTATCATATTCTAATTTATTCCACATTTTACAGGCTACGGTACAGCTGCCACAGCCAATACATTTGGTGATATCCACTAAAACTCCCTTTGACACTTCATGCACCGCCTTACAACTTAACATTGAGCTGATGACTGCGATCAACATAGTGAGTATGCAGCAAGCTTTCAGCATGCTCACTTAACGGAGCATGAAGCACTTTTTGATATAAGTCCATCACTTCTTTATTTTGATAGCTGGCCCGTTTTACAGCCGTACCATCAAGCTTATATAAATTGGCAATTCGTGCCTTACGTACATCATCAGAAGGAGGCAGCGAAGTCCGTGGTTGGCCGCCGCCGCCAATACACCCACCCGGGCAGGCCATAAATTCAATAAAATGCCAGTCAGACTGATTGCTGCGAACCTTATCCAAAACGACTCGGGCATCGCGCAGTCCATGACAGACAGCCACTTTAAGCATCCCGACACTCGGAATCGTCACACTGGCCTCTTTGACTCCCTTTAACCCCCGAACATTGTCCCATTGCAGCAGTTCAGCCGGTGGCTCTTGCTTGGTTGACAGATAATAAGCAGTCCGGACGGCAGCTTCGGTTACCCCGCCAGTCGCACCAAAAATCACTCCTGCACCCGTGCTTTCCCCTAATACCGAGTCATAGGCAGTGTCCTCCAAACGATTGAGATCAATCCCATTGGCTTTTAAGATAGTGGCCAGCTCTCTGGTAGTCAAGACGACATCCACATCGCGAATAGCCGGATTGCCGCATTGAACACCAGCAGCATTCATCTCCGGCCGCTGACATTCAAATTTTTTGGCCGTACAGGGCATCACAGCGACTGAAAAAATCTGTTCCGGTGTCAAACCTTTTTCTTGTGCATAGTATGTTTTAGCCACAGCACCTAACATTTGCTGCGGCGATTTACAGGAAGATAAATGGGGCTGTAAGTCGGCGTAAAAGTACTCAGAGAACTTAACCCAGCCTGGGCAGCAAGAAGTAAAGTGCGGCAAATGCTCCCCACTGGTCACCCGCTTGATCAGCTCAGAAGCCTCTTCCATAATGGTAAGATCGGCACTCCAACTGGTATCAAATACCGCATCAAAACCAGCCTTTTTCAAGGCTGTTACCTGTTTTCCCTGTACAATACTACCTGGAGGCAGGTTAAATTCTTCGCCCAATGCAACGCGCACGGCTGGTGCTGTCTGGATCACGACATGCTTGTCCGGACTAGAAAGCGCTTCCATGACTTTAGCGATATCATTACGCTCAGTGATGGCTCCGGTTGGACACCATAGAGTACATTGCCCGCAATGAATGCAGGTAATATCATTTTTAATGGGCAATTCATAATACCCGTATACGGATACCACATTTTTACACACTTCCAGACACTGACCACACAGAATGCATTTGGTGTCATCACGTTCGATGGACGGATTATTACGATCA is a genomic window containing:
- the hybB gene encoding putative Ni/Fe-hydrogenase 2 b-type cytochrome subunit — protein: MVQTAINKGRMMTSMKRIELFGWKFTITPARKILTFIAAFSIAAMVIRLITGFSLLTNLNDDWPWGLWIAFDVLTGVALAGGGYSTALVVHILHRDKYHPVARGALLTSLLGYILVMAGLFLDIGQWFNFWRPFVSWGHASVLFEVFWCISIYTTIQVLEFGEIVTEKIGIKLHRFFKKILPVLMIIGVVFPTLHQSSLGALFLIAVHKVYPLWWTEYLPVFFLMSSFFIGPAMVCVESALAGKFFGHKVSLNVLSGLARISGRMMVLYLGLKIFDLFERGVVGLAFLGNLEGNMFLLEIIVGVAIPIGIVFSRFGKTRNGLLVYGVLTSGGVILNRMNTVFTSMVSYSSGAYFPSIWEFIVSIGLISIGCLLYSFIVENFNIFDHHPSQRSDKHDNQLSV
- a CDS encoding dimethylsulfoxide reductase, chain B translates to MSKGVLVDITKCIGCGSCTVACKMWNKLEYDNKVPSIGEDATLNDKNWTVVVQSSLNNAKGESVWRFAKQQCMHCVDPACASACFSRALQKNADGAVVYYPDLCVGCRYCMIACPFDVPKYEWSKAAPQITKCQMCSSRIAKGEAPACVAVCPTGVMKFADRQELINEAHLMLKRDDRYMKTVYGEHEVGGTCWLYVSDVPFDQLGFKSKLGSVPLPSYTHSFLKNVPVIALGWGVLLTGMSFYARRRNEIAKAKQAKRNGTDGNQQGEDDDFDEED
- a CDS encoding ferredoxin, with translation MTDKKFTRRNFIKLLGGASVIGAGAVVAGCASEPTGGKGWMPNQYNVAAGWPVQVKGRVAIDRNNPSIERDDTKCILCGQCLEVCKNVVSVYGYYELPIKNDITCIHCGQCTLWCPTGAITERNDIAKVMEALSSPDKHVVIQTAPAVRVALGEEFNLPPGSIVQGKQVTALKKAGFDAVFDTSWSADLTIMEEASELIKRVTSGEHLPHFTSCCPGWVKFSEYFYADLQPHLSSCKSPQQMLGAVAKTYYAQEKGLTPEQIFSVAVMPCTAKKFECQRPEMNAAGVQCGNPAIRDVDVVLTTRELATILKANGIDLNRLEDTAYDSVLGESTGAGVIFGATGGVTEAAVRTAYYLSTKQEPPAELLQWDNVRGLKGVKEASVTIPSVGMLKVAVCHGLRDARVVLDKVRSNQSDWHFIEFMACPGGCIGGGGQPRTSLPPSDDVRKARIANLYKLDGTAVKRASYQNKEVMDLYQKVLHAPLSEHAESLLHTHYVDRSHQLNVKL